A stretch of the Elephas maximus indicus isolate mEleMax1 chromosome 3, mEleMax1 primary haplotype, whole genome shotgun sequence genome encodes the following:
- the LOC126073652 gene encoding small proline-rich protein 2G-like, whose protein sequence is MSYQQQQCKQPCQPPPVVCPPKCPEPCPPPECPEPCSPPKCPPQPCQQKCPPTQIYQPCQQKCPPKSK, encoded by the coding sequence ATGTCTTACCAGCAGCAGCAGTGCAAGCAGCCCTGCCAACCACCTCCTGTGGTGTGCCCACCTAAGTGCCCTGAGCCATGTCCACCTCCAGAGTGCCCAGAGCCATGCTCACCTCCAAAATGCCCACCTCAGCCATGTCAGCAGAAATGCCCTCCTACACAGATATACCAACCCTGCCAGCAGAAGTGTCCTCCTAAGAGCAAGTAA